The following are from one region of the Endozoicomonas sp. 4G genome:
- a CDS encoding zinc finger, RING-type domain-containing protein codes for MKRFLRYLLFFLPFMASVAAQVPGGLTAYRLPDQASALTNATDDLEPPAKKQKRQQTSSESELVEADPQQLLNQYLEGFNVMATPADNFCWLHAIRLSADQDVSTLISTLINMINHHLSGNEQALTAEHSAFLSRWINAQGQENVQLVRRQLINKEWPDFTILLPLLSHLFKKTFVVINLHASGLTQDQVFTYAASNHVQATIVSAASAINTSEETIYLGLLSRDSHFVGIRDTQDDNHSHSCPVCFDEFTKNSPITSTSCFHYLCDDCFEKMKRSPAWDCPVCREQQYYTEPRNQQLPSPHESGNEVVEQNDPPAEQEPPIQDDEEYDFGPFQPLNEISRYCAILRLKARSM; via the coding sequence TTGAAACGATTTCTGAGATATCTATTATTTTTCCTGCCTTTTATGGCTTCAGTGGCGGCACAAGTTCCCGGCGGGTTGACGGCATATCGTCTGCCAGACCAAGCCTCCGCTCTCACAAACGCAACTGACGATCTGGAACCTCCTGCTAAAAAGCAAAAGCGCCAGCAAACCAGCTCTGAATCCGAACTTGTGGAAGCTGACCCTCAACAGCTATTAAACCAGTACCTTGAGGGATTCAATGTTATGGCAACACCCGCAGATAACTTTTGTTGGCTGCACGCTATCCGCTTATCCGCAGATCAAGACGTATCCACACTGATTTCTACGCTTATTAATATGATTAACCATCATTTATCAGGTAATGAGCAGGCACTGACAGCTGAACATTCAGCTTTTCTATCACGCTGGATAAATGCACAGGGCCAAGAAAATGTTCAATTGGTCAGGCGACAGCTCATTAATAAGGAATGGCCAGACTTCACTATTTTATTGCCGCTTCTGAGCCACCTGTTCAAAAAAACGTTTGTCGTTATCAATCTGCATGCCAGTGGCTTGACTCAGGATCAGGTTTTTACTTACGCCGCTTCTAATCATGTTCAAGCCACCATAGTCTCAGCAGCATCGGCTATAAATACCTCAGAGGAAACGATCTATCTGGGACTTCTCTCCAGAGATAGTCACTTTGTCGGTATTCGTGACACTCAGGATGACAACCATTCACATAGCTGCCCTGTTTGCTTTGACGAGTTTACAAAAAACAGTCCTATCACGAGCACAAGTTGCTTTCACTACCTATGTGATGACTGTTTTGAAAAAATGAAGCGATCTCCGGCGTGGGATTGTCCCGTATGCAGGGAGCAACAATACTATACTGAGCCCAGGAATCAGCAGCTCCCATCCCCCCATGAAAGCGGTAACGAAGTAGTCGAACAGAACGACCCGCCTGCCGAACAGGAACCCCCGATTCAAGATGACGAAGAGTATGACTTTGGTCCTTTTCAGCCATTGAACGAGATAAGTCGGTATTGTGCGATTTTGAGACTAAAAGCGAGAAGTATGTAA
- a CDS encoding zinc finger, RING-type domain-containing protein, with translation MKRFLRSLLFFLPFMASVAAQVPGGLTAYPPSDQASTLTESRVTLGVLALKNTGAPPQKDAQGAPEGQEPDHSSEDGSVATAAVSTTNDPKPSGNEQKLQQTESESASAEDDPQQLLNQYLVGFNIMETPADNFCWLHAIHLSADQSVSTLIKTLIDMIDHHLPDNEQAVATEHSDFLTRWINAQGEKNVRLVRKQLIKQDWPDLNILLPLLSYLFKKTFVVVNLHASGLTQDQVFAYATSNHVQVTVVSEASAINTPEETIYLGLLSRDNHFVGIQPDSRYNKHSHSCPVCREEFTKDRAIKSTSCFHYLCDECLKKLNKHPVWACPVCRNQQKYIESISDSDIATEPEIEVMGINISNSVRIGSSWVLHLDDLLPFYSRIEFTAPLETYEQTYHKAMYGDRNPKPKLYLCDHEGCNYVTHLRGCMKRHKKTQHSADQ, from the coding sequence TTGAAACGATTTCTGAGATCTCTATTATTTTTCCTGCCTTTCATGGCTTCAGTGGCGGCACAAGTTCCTGGCGGGTTGACTGCATACCCCCCGTCAGACCAAGCCTCCACTCTCACAGAATCGCGGGTAACACTGGGTGTCCTGGCTCTCAAAAACACCGGTGCCCCACCGCAGAAAGATGCACAAGGCGCTCCGGAAGGACAGGAACCTGACCACTCCAGTGAGGATGGATCTGTTGCCACGGCAGCTGTCAGCACAACTAACGATCCGAAACCTTCTGGTAACGAGCAAAAGCTCCAACAAACTGAATCTGAATCGGCATCTGCAGAAGACGACCCTCAACAGCTGTTAAACCAGTATCTTGTGGGATTCAATATTATGGAAACACCCGCAGATAACTTTTGTTGGCTACATGCCATCCATTTATCCGCAGATCAAAGCGTTTCCACACTGATTAAAACGCTCATTGATATGATTGACCATCATTTACCAGATAATGAGCAGGCAGTGGCCACTGAACATTCAGATTTTCTAACACGCTGGATAAATGCGCAGGGCGAAAAAAATGTCCGATTGGTCAGAAAGCAACTCATCAAGCAGGATTGGCCTGACCTCAATATTTTATTGCCACTTCTGAGCTACCTATTCAAAAAAACGTTTGTCGTCGTCAATCTGCATGCCAGTGGATTAACTCAGGATCAGGTTTTTGCTTACGCCACTTCTAATCATGTTCAAGTCACCGTAGTCTCGGAAGCATCGGCTATCAATACCCCGGAGGAAACAATCTATCTGGGACTGCTATCCAGGGATAATCACTTTGTCGGTATTCAGCCTGACAGCCGCTATAACAAGCATTCACATAGCTGCCCTGTTTGCCGTGAAGAGTTTACAAAAGACAGGGCTATCAAGAGTACAAGTTGCTTTCACTACTTGTGTGATGAGTGTTTAAAAAAATTAAACAAGCATCCAGTGTGGGCCTGCCCTGTATGCAGGAACCAACAGAAGTATATTGAATCCATTTCAGACAGTGACATAGCCACTGAGCCAGAGATAGAAGTGATGGGGATAAACATTTCTAACAGCGTGAGAATAGGCTCTTCCTGGGTCTTGCACTTAGACGACTTACTTCCATTTTATAGCCGCATCGAATTCACAGCTCCTCTGGAAACGTACGAACAGACCTACCATAAGGCCATGTATGGCGACAGGAACCCCAAACCCAAGCTGTACTTGTGTGACCATGAGGGCTGCAACTACGTCACCCACCTGAGGGGCTGTATGAAAAGGCACAAAAAGACCCAACACTCCGCTGACCAGTGA
- a CDS encoding zinc finger, RING-type domain-containing protein, with product MATPADNFCWLHAIRLSADQDVSTLIYTLINMINHHLSGNEQALTAEHSTFLSDWIAAQGQENVQLVRRQLINKEWPDFTILLPLLSHLFKKTFVVINLHASGLTQDQVFTYAASNHVQVTIVSAASAINTSEETIYLGLLSRDSHFVGIRDTQDDNHSHSCPVCFDEFTKNSAITSTSCFHYLCDDCFEKMKRSPMWDCPVCREQQYYTEPRNQQLPSPHESGNEVVEQNDPPAEQESPIRDDEEYDFGPFRPFNEWSRYCMTLRLKMIAQRFIADDEPSQ from the coding sequence ATGGCAACACCCGCAGATAACTTTTGTTGGCTGCACGCTATCCGCTTATCCGCAGATCAAGACGTATCCACACTGATTTATACGCTTATTAATATGATTAACCATCATTTATCAGGTAATGAGCAGGCACTGACAGCTGAACATTCAACTTTTCTATCAGACTGGATAGCTGCACAGGGCCAAGAAAATGTTCAATTGGTCAGGCGACAGCTCATTAATAAGGAATGGCCAGACTTCACTATTTTATTGCCGCTTCTGAGCCACCTGTTCAAAAAAACGTTTGTCGTTATCAATCTGCATGCCAGTGGCTTGACTCAGGATCAGGTTTTTACTTACGCCGCTTCTAATCATGTTCAAGTCACCATAGTCTCAGCAGCATCGGCTATAAATACCTCGGAGGAAACGATCTATCTGGGACTTCTCTCCAGAGATAGTCACTTTGTCGGTATTCGTGACACTCAGGATGACAACCATTCACATAGCTGCCCTGTTTGCTTTGACGAGTTTACAAAAAACAGTGCTATCACGAGCACAAGTTGCTTTCACTACCTGTGTGATGACTGTTTTGAAAAAATGAAGCGATCTCCGATGTGGGATTGTCCCGTATGCAGGGAGCAACAATACTATACTGAGCCCAGGAATCAGCAGCTCCCATCCCCCCATGAAAGCGGTAACGAAGTAGTCGAACAGAACGACCCGCCTGCCGAACAGGAATCCCCGATTCGAGATGACGAAGAATACGACTTTGGTCCTTTTCGGCCATTTAACGAGTGGAGTCGGTATTGTATGACTCTGAGACTAAAAATGATTGCGCAAAGGTTTATTGCAGACGATGAACCCTCCCAGTAA